One region of Phycisphaerales bacterium genomic DNA includes:
- a CDS encoding exosortase/archaeosortase family protein, which translates to MKGVLLFTAFAGLFAVFFDRQARHSAGAMEDWGHAFVVPLISAWAIWQNRAELQKRRASTFWPGLLPLILGIVCYFFFIVGFPNHMFMGFSMVLTLAGLCLLLLGPSIFQVIFLPIAYLVFAVSNSEQVIIKITFALQQIAAQGAWLVLRVISALGADFVVFIDGNTLTVGGKALNVAEACSGMRMVVAFMALAGAVALLTTKVWWQRVSLMLLAIPVAVFNNILRVAVLGLLSLWKPDLATGDAHMVIGTVLLGVGLAMFMGIQWLLSRIVREAPDAKKPIKKAGVTRA; encoded by the coding sequence GTGAAGGGTGTCCTTCTGTTCACCGCGTTTGCAGGCCTCTTCGCGGTCTTCTTTGATCGCCAGGCCCGCCACAGCGCCGGCGCGATGGAGGACTGGGGCCACGCGTTCGTCGTCCCGCTCATCTCCGCATGGGCGATCTGGCAGAACCGGGCCGAGCTCCAGAAACGCCGCGCCAGCACCTTCTGGCCCGGCCTGCTCCCCCTCATCCTCGGGATCGTCTGCTACTTCTTCTTCATCGTCGGGTTCCCCAACCACATGTTCATGGGGTTCTCGATGGTGCTGACCTTGGCCGGCCTCTGCCTGCTGCTGCTGGGCCCCTCCATCTTCCAGGTCATCTTCCTGCCCATCGCCTACCTCGTTTTCGCGGTGTCGAACTCCGAGCAGGTGATCATCAAGATCACTTTCGCCCTACAGCAGATCGCCGCGCAGGGCGCGTGGCTCGTGCTCCGGGTGATCAGCGCCCTGGGCGCCGACTTCGTCGTGTTTATCGACGGCAACACGCTCACCGTCGGCGGCAAGGCCCTCAACGTCGCCGAGGCGTGCTCGGGCATGCGCATGGTCGTCGCCTTCATGGCCCTTGCCGGCGCGGTTGCACTCCTCACGACCAAGGTCTGGTGGCAGCGCGTCTCCCTCATGCTGCTGGCCATTCCGGTCGCGGTGTTCAACAACATCCTCCGCGTAGCCGTGCTCGGCCTGCTCAGCCTGTGGAAGCCCGACCTCGCCACCGGCGACGCCCACATGGTCATCGGCACCGTCCTGCTGGGCGTCGGCCTCGCCATGTTCATGGGCATCCAGTGGCTCCTCAGCCGTATCGTCCGCGAGGCTCCCGACGCCAAGAAGCCCATCAAGAAAGCCGGGGTGACCCGTGCCTGA